A window of the Sporosarcina sp. FSL K6-2383 genome harbors these coding sequences:
- a CDS encoding EutP/PduV family microcompartment system protein, whose amino-acid sequence MKNRAMLIGAIGAGKSTLTNALLGKKVEAVKTQTLIYHDWIVDTPGEYTENPFFYKNIMATALEVTHVLYLQDATNGKIIFPPGFSTGIAKLPIGVITKSDHPDADITRAIEMVKSVMASGPIVITSSVEGIGIEHIRELVKLNNSADMKDFVEAAKDEKLIFTDFLYNSRNV is encoded by the coding sequence ATGAAAAATAGAGCCATGCTAATTGGTGCGATTGGTGCTGGGAAATCTACGTTGACGAATGCGTTATTAGGGAAAAAAGTTGAGGCTGTTAAAACGCAGACACTCATTTATCATGATTGGATTGTAGATACACCTGGGGAATATACAGAAAACCCATTTTTCTATAAAAACATCATGGCAACTGCTTTAGAAGTAACTCATGTTTTGTACTTACAGGATGCAACAAACGGTAAAATAATTTTTCCGCCTGGATTTAGTACAGGGATAGCGAAGCTTCCGATTGGTGTCATTACCAAAAGTGACCATCCCGATGCAGACATCACGCGAGCTATCGAAATGGTGAAGTCAGTCATGGCTAGTGGCCCCATTGTCATTACTTCATCGGTTGAAGGGATTGGCATTGAGCATATAAGAGAATTGGTAAAGCTGAACAATTCGGCCGACATGAAGGACTTCGTGGAAGCAGCTAAGGATGAAAAACTAATATTCACAGACTTCCTTTACAATTCACGTAATGTTTGA
- a CDS encoding M20/M25/M40 family metallo-hydrolase, with product MNKLKWDTSSTLRALLCELVSWDSRTLTKGERTFAPQVTEKLKELDYFRDNPSYLELHDAGLGRKAVTALYKHPEATQTIVLISHFDTVWTEEYGVLEPFAFHPEELTKKLLAYKEDLPESARIDLESGKYLFGRGTMDMKMGLALHMQLIEKASVEQWPINLILTTVPDEEVNSAGMRAAVTELVRIREEHSLTYKLFLNSEPSFSQNPLDIDEYIYSGTIGKIMPAALFYGKETHVGEPMKGITANYIASFLTQRMEWNPLFRETDLGESTPLPVSLQQKDLKMEYSTQTPYRAVALYNVFLLKRTAAEVMDLFEQVAIEAMSACNDSYQIICEREQVAGVGKVNVLRYEQLLEHAVRKLGAAEVGRLKNEALQQEGWDDREKSLRIVDNLMVHCQELAPATVLLYAPPYYPAVNTSNDPLVIQSVELMKQAALGFDNKIDQIHYFNGICDLSYVNYDDNANGWATYERNTPVWGDTYNIPFADMAKLKAPVLNVGPFGKDAHQRTERLHVDSAFVEMPVMLEKLIKSMYGVNKT from the coding sequence ATGAATAAATTAAAATGGGATACATCCTCAACACTTCGAGCGTTATTATGCGAGCTTGTGAGTTGGGATAGTCGCACGCTGACGAAGGGGGAGCGTACATTTGCACCGCAAGTTACTGAGAAGTTGAAGGAATTGGACTACTTCCGTGACAATCCTAGCTACTTGGAATTGCATGATGCGGGTTTAGGTCGCAAAGCGGTTACGGCATTGTACAAACATCCAGAAGCGACACAGACAATTGTGCTGATTAGCCATTTTGATACAGTGTGGACAGAGGAGTATGGCGTGTTAGAGCCATTTGCTTTTCATCCAGAAGAGCTGACAAAGAAGTTACTAGCGTATAAGGAAGATTTGCCTGAGTCTGCTCGTATTGACCTAGAGTCGGGGAAGTATCTATTTGGGCGGGGAACCATGGATATGAAGATGGGACTTGCACTCCATATGCAGTTGATTGAAAAAGCGAGTGTGGAGCAATGGCCAATCAATCTTATTTTGACGACGGTTCCCGATGAAGAGGTTAACTCGGCAGGTATGCGTGCGGCGGTGACGGAACTCGTCCGTATTCGTGAAGAACATAGTTTGACGTACAAATTATTTTTAAACAGTGAGCCTTCTTTTTCTCAAAATCCACTGGATATTGATGAATATATTTACTCGGGTACGATTGGGAAAATCATGCCTGCCGCATTGTTCTACGGAAAGGAAACGCATGTTGGAGAGCCTATGAAAGGCATAACGGCGAACTACATCGCGTCCTTTTTGACGCAACGTATGGAATGGAATCCGTTGTTCCGAGAAACAGATCTCGGGGAAAGTACCCCCCTTCCGGTTTCGTTGCAGCAAAAGGATTTGAAGATGGAGTACTCGACGCAAACTCCTTATCGTGCAGTAGCTCTGTACAATGTCTTTCTATTAAAACGTACTGCGGCTGAGGTGATGGACTTATTTGAGCAAGTTGCAATTGAAGCAATGTCAGCTTGTAACGACAGCTACCAGATTATTTGCGAACGGGAACAGGTGGCGGGTGTAGGAAAAGTAAATGTGTTGCGCTATGAGCAACTGCTTGAACATGCGGTTCGCAAACTAGGGGCTGCAGAGGTTGGACGGTTGAAAAATGAAGCGCTCCAGCAAGAAGGTTGGGATGATCGTGAAAAATCGCTACGTATCGTCGATAATCTGATGGTTCACTGTCAGGAACTTGCGCCAGCAACGGTATTGCTATACGCACCACCTTATTATCCCGCTGTTAACACATCGAATGATCCACTTGTAATTCAATCGGTTGAGTTAATGAAGCAAGCAGCACTAGGCTTTGATAATAAAATTGATCAAATACATTATTTTAATGGGATTTGTGATTTGAGTTACGTCAATTACGACGATAACGCAAATGGCTGGGCGACATATGAGCGTAATACGCCAGTCTGGGGCGATACGTATAATATTCCTTTTGCAGACATGGCGAAGTTGAAAGCCCCCGTTTTAAATGTAGGACCGTTTGGCAAGGACGCCCATCAACGAACAGAGCGTTTACATGTCGATAGCGCATTTGTTGAAATGCCGGTAATGTTAGAAAAATTGATTAAGAGCATGTATGGCGTGAATAAAACCTAG
- a CDS encoding response regulator, with product MRKKILIAEDESIIRMDIKMMLEDHGYEVVAEAGDGDRAIELAFLHRPDLVLMDIKMPKINGLQASQIIGKQLDLPILIITAYSQKEFVAKAQQDNIVGYLVKPIAESNLIPAVEIALHQADKAKRLKGEISEAQQEVEKRKLIERAKGLLMTREQLTEQEAFKAMRSSSMSRQMTMESIAKEIIATHK from the coding sequence ATGAGAAAGAAAATACTGATAGCTGAAGATGAATCCATCATTCGGATGGATATTAAGATGATGCTAGAGGATCATGGTTACGAAGTAGTTGCCGAAGCGGGAGATGGAGATAGAGCGATTGAGTTAGCTTTTCTTCATAGACCGGATCTTGTGCTGATGGATATAAAAATGCCTAAAATCAATGGATTGCAGGCGAGTCAAATAATTGGAAAACAATTAGATCTGCCTATTCTAATTATCACAGCTTACAGTCAAAAGGAGTTTGTGGCGAAAGCCCAACAGGATAATATTGTAGGGTATTTGGTCAAACCGATTGCGGAGTCCAATCTAATACCTGCGGTTGAAATTGCCCTGCATCAGGCAGATAAGGCGAAACGACTAAAGGGAGAAATCAGTGAAGCCCAACAGGAAGTTGAAAAGCGAAAGCTGATTGAACGGGCGAAGGGGCTTCTGATGACAAGGGAGCAGCTGACGGAGCAGGAAGCGTTCAAGGCAATGAGGAGTTCGAGTATGTCTAGGCAAATGACAATGGAGTCGATTGCGAAAGAAATTATTGCAACTCACAAGTAA
- a CDS encoding PepSY domain-containing protein has product MNKWMIIPALAGAVVLGGAALANGLGTSEAHAAESFLSLKEAKALAVQKVGGKVTEIELEKTKTGFIYEVEVKSNGVEYDLDIDAQTGKVVIEKQQAKKVAQAELPRVADAKLLTKDQAIAIAQKKAKGSVTKAELDDDDGRKHYDIEIKDGAYEYDFEIDAITGKILEFEKDRDDDDRLAARNTKTVSNSTKAVNTKPTMLTKNQAIVIAMKQAKGTVTEIELDDDDGRKIYEIEIEDGTYEYEFDIDAFSGKVLKFEKDRDDDNDNDDQDDYDDDNNDDD; this is encoded by the coding sequence ATGAATAAATGGATGATCATTCCTGCATTAGCGGGAGCAGTTGTACTAGGTGGAGCAGCGTTGGCAAACGGTTTAGGAACTAGTGAGGCACATGCAGCAGAAAGTTTTCTCTCTTTAAAAGAAGCAAAGGCATTGGCCGTTCAAAAAGTCGGTGGAAAAGTGACAGAAATTGAGCTTGAAAAAACAAAAACAGGTTTTATCTATGAAGTTGAAGTGAAATCAAACGGAGTAGAATATGATCTAGATATTGATGCACAAACGGGAAAAGTAGTGATTGAGAAACAACAAGCTAAGAAAGTTGCCCAAGCAGAACTACCACGAGTAGCAGACGCGAAGCTTTTAACAAAAGACCAAGCGATTGCGATTGCACAAAAAAAAGCAAAAGGTTCGGTGACAAAGGCCGAATTGGATGACGACGATGGTCGCAAACACTATGATATCGAGATCAAAGACGGCGCATATGAATATGATTTCGAAATCGATGCGATTACAGGTAAAATCCTTGAGTTTGAAAAAGACCGTGACGATGACGATCGATTAGCTGCTAGAAATACAAAAACAGTGAGTAACTCAACTAAAGCCGTAAACACAAAACCGACGATGCTCACGAAAAATCAAGCAATTGTCATTGCGATGAAACAAGCAAAAGGCACTGTAACAGAAATTGAATTAGATGATGATGACGGCCGAAAAATATATGAAATTGAAATCGAAGACGGCACATATGAATACGAATTCGATATCGACGCATTCTCAGGGAAAGTGCTTAAATTCGAAAAAGACCGTGACGATGACAACGATAACGATGACCAAGATGATTACGATGACGACAACAACGATGATGATTAA
- a CDS encoding sensor histidine kinase, producing the protein MKDSTLEQLCNLYTELTEEDIRILKNIASTLQMYADLSDAYMFIDCKMKDSENAIVVAEAFPKSIESVYENSVVGKIVFDTFEPGVFYSYRQGKKSLIRQAVTQEGRSVEQSVVPIKNDLHEVIGVLIQEKEVDYPVSYQNDRQKDSLGQGSIDYVMGDKSNDMPMVSDLLMEIFLLTDNENKLIYANPVGIKFITEMSRTEEIQNKNLIELLPFLNPVYNQKDDVFVFELTLDHKNLIVKKVRLRKKDKMRGTLLIIQDLTELRTKEKELMMKSVVIQEIHHRVKNNLQTVASLLRLQMRRGFPEESRSYFEDTLNRIFSISSVYELILANEDAEDDDVDIIELTRKVCSTMVVNELHKKVNLIISSNGNRILTSSRKAVSIALIVNELVQNSLKHAFPEDEQGEIVVDFLSNKDFLELHIFDNGVGMREPKTSLGLEIVHNLVVNDLNGEFSYLPENIGTHAVITFPVSPEVIIYYEKENTDS; encoded by the coding sequence GTGAAGGATTCCACACTAGAGCAGCTTTGTAACTTATACACGGAATTGACAGAGGAAGATATTCGTATATTAAAAAATATTGCATCGACTTTGCAAATGTATGCGGATTTGTCAGATGCTTATATGTTTATCGATTGTAAGATGAAAGATAGTGAGAATGCGATTGTTGTTGCTGAGGCATTTCCAAAGTCTATTGAATCCGTATATGAGAATTCTGTAGTGGGGAAAATCGTGTTTGATACTTTTGAACCCGGCGTTTTTTATAGTTATCGTCAAGGAAAGAAGTCACTCATTCGACAAGCAGTAACACAAGAAGGTAGATCTGTAGAGCAAAGTGTTGTGCCTATTAAAAATGATTTACATGAGGTTATTGGTGTTCTTATTCAAGAAAAGGAAGTCGATTACCCTGTATCCTATCAAAATGATCGACAAAAGGACTCGTTAGGTCAAGGGTCAATTGATTATGTTATGGGTGATAAAAGTAATGATATGCCAATGGTTTCAGATTTGCTAATGGAGATTTTTTTATTAACTGATAACGAAAATAAACTAATCTATGCTAATCCGGTAGGTATAAAATTCATCACTGAAATGAGTCGTACAGAAGAAATTCAAAATAAAAATTTAATTGAATTATTGCCCTTCTTAAATCCAGTTTACAATCAGAAAGATGATGTTTTTGTTTTTGAATTAACATTAGATCATAAAAATTTAATTGTAAAAAAGGTACGATTGCGCAAGAAGGATAAGATGAGAGGAACGTTACTCATTATCCAGGATTTAACAGAGCTACGCACGAAGGAAAAAGAACTGATGATGAAATCAGTCGTTATTCAAGAGATTCACCACCGAGTGAAAAACAATCTTCAGACAGTTGCAAGTTTACTAAGATTACAAATGAGGAGAGGATTTCCGGAGGAAAGTAGATCTTACTTTGAAGATACTCTGAATCGTATTTTTAGTATATCTTCGGTTTACGAGCTCATTCTTGCAAATGAAGATGCGGAAGATGATGATGTCGATATCATTGAACTGACAAGGAAAGTTTGCTCGACAATGGTTGTAAATGAGCTACATAAAAAAGTTAACTTGATTATTTCTTCAAATGGCAATAGAATATTAACATCATCTAGGAAAGCGGTTTCAATTGCTTTAATCGTCAATGAGCTCGTTCAGAATTCATTAAAACATGCTTTTCCAGAAGATGAGCAAGGTGAAATTGTTGTGGATTTTCTATCAAACAAAGATTTTTTGGAGCTTCATATTTTCGACAACGGCGTTGGGATGAGGGAGCCTAAAACTTCACTTGGATTAGAAATTGTTCATAACTTAGTAGTCAATGATTTGAATGGTGAATTTAGTTATTTACCGGAAAACATAGGAACACATGCAGTCATTACGTTTCCAGTAAGTCCGGAGGTTATTATTTATTATGAGAAAGAAAATACTGATAGCTGA
- the eutH gene encoding ethanolamine utilization protein EutH, with translation MAMIGTVIVYIIMVCAVLGAFAAIKNPEQGLGKEFMSGMHAVGHIFIPAAGIMASIPYLTWFISKFIGPLFDAIGADPAIAATTILASDMGGYQLANALKTSYEGWIMALIVGYMAGATIVFSIPMGLAMLDKRDHKYMALGVMSGVLTIPIGAFIASVLVVLFNTQIRDVISTTTDSTYEFVISYGQILINLLPLLIFVVLIAAGLKFFPRGMIAGFMVFGRVMDAAIKLVLVFSIVEIFTGVFTTVFGAWGFDPIMADEADQFRALETAGYIGIMLAGAFPMVYLLRKYAAKPLEAGGRKLGLSSVGSAGILATMANILAMFSLVRYMRPKDKVINIAFGVCAAFLLGDHLSFTANFQPNIILPVIIGKLTAGICAIGIAYWLSVPTALKLEEKDRAEGVIRPGEYLGDDNAEEVLKAQS, from the coding sequence ATGGCGATGATTGGTACGGTAATTGTATATATAATAATGGTTTGTGCAGTCTTAGGAGCATTCGCAGCAATTAAAAATCCTGAACAAGGTCTTGGTAAAGAATTCATGTCAGGTATGCATGCTGTGGGACACATTTTTATCCCAGCAGCGGGTATTATGGCGTCGATTCCTTATTTGACGTGGTTTATTAGTAAATTTATAGGACCTCTATTCGATGCGATTGGTGCGGATCCTGCAATTGCAGCGACAACAATCCTTGCGTCGGATATGGGAGGCTACCAGTTAGCGAACGCCCTGAAAACATCCTATGAAGGCTGGATCATGGCACTAATTGTTGGATATATGGCGGGGGCAACAATTGTATTCTCGATTCCTATGGGACTTGCAATGCTTGACAAAAGGGATCATAAATATATGGCTCTTGGTGTGATGTCGGGTGTCTTAACGATTCCGATTGGTGCATTTATCGCTTCTGTATTGGTTGTATTATTCAACACGCAAATTAGAGATGTCATCAGTACAACAACAGATTCTACGTATGAGTTTGTCATTAGCTATGGGCAAATTCTCATTAACCTACTACCTCTACTCATTTTTGTAGTCCTCATTGCGGCAGGCTTAAAGTTCTTCCCGCGTGGCATGATTGCAGGGTTTATGGTATTTGGTCGCGTTATGGATGCAGCGATTAAACTTGTGCTAGTGTTTTCTATCGTTGAAATTTTCACAGGTGTATTCACGACTGTATTTGGTGCATGGGGCTTCGACCCGATCATGGCGGATGAGGCAGATCAATTCCGTGCGCTTGAAACGGCAGGTTATATTGGAATTATGCTAGCTGGTGCGTTCCCGATGGTATACTTGCTACGTAAGTATGCAGCTAAACCGTTGGAAGCGGGAGGTCGCAAGCTTGGACTTTCTTCAGTAGGTAGTGCGGGGATTTTAGCAACGATGGCTAATATTTTGGCGATGTTCTCATTGGTCAGATATATGAGACCGAAAGATAAAGTAATTAATATCGCTTTTGGTGTCTGTGCTGCCTTCTTGTTAGGCGACCATTTATCATTTACAGCCAATTTCCAACCGAATATTATTTTACCAGTTATTATCGGTAAATTGACGGCGGGTATTTGTGCAATTGGAATTGCATACTGGCTATCTGTTCCGACAGCACTTAAACTAGAGGAGAAGGACCGTGCTGAAGGTGTGATTCGACCAGGAGAATACCTGGGAGATGACAATGCCGAGGAAGTACTTAAAGCTCAGTCGTAA
- a CDS encoding HAMP domain-containing sensor histidine kinase, translating into MKIKSKIHLYSTLLMLVILIITNIGIYILFEKMAHDTEYNQLLIRSKEVTASLSKMTGEMDAGTVVRAHLPPNGAIRVVDDKGKSKVTTESELGLEKEHFDINPKERYTIDDFKGTRTMLIRVPIIWTDGEVVQLEVVQVLEDLENNLGLLRLVLIGMTILAMIPIAASSVALGRIVTQPVEKLISTMATSQRSGTYEKIQVSVDGKDELAQMGRTFNDMMEQLEQNYNKQEQFVSNASHELKTPLTVIESYARLLTRQGFDNRAVALEAVEAIRSETGRMKEMIAQMLELAKSNEHLTFEFVETDLRALVENTIQPMRQAYGREFIVEGNESMLLITDVNRLKQLLFILLDNARKYSDREIKIAVQEQGEMVAISVMDYGNGISEQHLLHIFDRFYRVDQDRNRKTGGTGLGLAIAKDIAAGLGAELKIESIVGMGTTIRILIPKERILIDF; encoded by the coding sequence ATGAAGATTAAGTCGAAAATCCATTTGTATTCAACACTTCTTATGCTTGTTATTCTTATTATAACGAATATCGGTATTTATATTTTATTTGAAAAGATGGCGCATGATACAGAATATAACCAACTGCTGATTCGCTCCAAGGAAGTGACCGCTTCGCTGAGTAAAATGACAGGGGAAATGGACGCGGGTACAGTTGTAAGGGCTCATCTTCCACCAAATGGAGCGATACGAGTTGTCGATGATAAGGGCAAGTCGAAGGTTACGACGGAATCCGAGCTTGGATTGGAGAAAGAGCATTTTGATATAAATCCAAAAGAGCGTTATACAATCGATGATTTTAAAGGAACGCGGACCATGCTCATCCGTGTGCCTATTATATGGACAGATGGGGAAGTTGTGCAGCTGGAGGTGGTGCAGGTTTTAGAGGACTTAGAAAATAACTTAGGCTTGCTTCGACTCGTACTGATTGGGATGACCATTCTCGCGATGATCCCGATTGCGGCATCGAGTGTGGCGTTAGGGCGTATAGTGACACAACCTGTTGAAAAGCTGATTTCAACAATGGCGACAAGTCAACGGTCTGGTACCTATGAAAAAATCCAAGTATCTGTAGATGGGAAAGATGAGCTAGCACAAATGGGTCGAACGTTTAATGACATGATGGAACAGCTGGAACAGAATTATAACAAGCAAGAACAGTTTGTATCTAATGCCTCTCATGAATTAAAAACACCCCTTACGGTTATCGAAAGCTACGCACGCTTACTGACACGCCAAGGTTTTGACAACCGTGCAGTTGCACTAGAGGCAGTTGAAGCCATTCGAAGTGAAACGGGTCGCATGAAAGAAATGATTGCACAAATGCTAGAGTTGGCGAAGAGTAATGAGCATCTGACTTTTGAATTTGTCGAGACCGATCTTCGGGCGTTGGTGGAAAATACGATACAACCAATGAGGCAAGCATATGGAAGAGAGTTTATAGTAGAGGGAAATGAGTCGATGCTGCTCATCACGGATGTTAATAGACTTAAGCAACTGTTATTTATCTTGCTGGATAATGCACGCAAGTACAGCGACAGGGAAATTAAAATAGCCGTTCAGGAACAGGGGGAAATGGTTGCGATTTCTGTAATGGATTATGGAAACGGAATTTCTGAACAGCATTTGCTTCATATTTTTGACCGCTTTTATCGTGTTGATCAGGATCGTAATCGAAAAACAGGTGGAACGGGATTAGGACTTGCGATTGCCAAGGACATTGCAGCAGGTCTCGGGGCAGAGCTGAAAATCGAAAGCATTGTTGGAATGGGGACGACAATCCGTATTTTGATTCCAAAAGAACGGATTCTCATCGATTTTTAA
- a CDS encoding PepSY domain-containing protein, which yields MKIIKKPWFIPIVLTIIILAVGGYYTKHLVSNAETLPENEIRKQLEETYGGKVERLSLDGTVFEVELSRNKDVYLATVDAETGKVLSMIQTKEVIEEGIPIASAEKDDIIDDKGTETVMQEKTSTDEVASEPKQPAPSAPKTVVTGPKQPASSEPKPGTNTNQTTSPKTSTTVLISENQAIKIALGQLKGEVEDVEFVQTSDGGYYLVEIDSDQDDDHEDEATIQIHAISGKILSVTWDD from the coding sequence ATGAAAATCATTAAAAAGCCTTGGTTTATCCCTATCGTGTTGACAATTATTATTTTGGCAGTTGGTGGCTATTATACAAAGCATTTAGTATCCAATGCAGAGACCTTACCTGAAAATGAAATTCGCAAGCAGCTTGAAGAAACATACGGCGGTAAGGTGGAGCGATTATCCTTAGATGGGACAGTGTTTGAAGTGGAATTGTCTCGCAATAAGGATGTCTATTTAGCGACGGTTGATGCTGAAACCGGGAAAGTACTGTCGATGATTCAAACAAAAGAAGTGATAGAGGAAGGGATACCGATTGCATCTGCAGAGAAAGACGACATCATAGATGATAAGGGTACTGAAACGGTCATGCAAGAAAAAACGTCAACAGATGAGGTAGCATCAGAACCTAAGCAGCCAGCACCGTCTGCACCTAAAACGGTAGTAACAGGGCCTAAGCAACCAGCATCATCTGAACCTAAGCCTGGAACAAATACCAATCAGACGACATCGCCTAAAACATCGACAACTGTACTTATTTCAGAAAATCAAGCGATAAAAATTGCACTTGGTCAATTGAAAGGGGAAGTAGAAGACGTTGAGTTTGTTCAAACGAGTGACGGCGGCTACTATTTAGTCGAAATTGATAGCGATCAAGATGATGATCATGAGGATGAAGCTACTATTCAAATCCATGCGATTTCGGGCAAAATTTTATCCGTTACATGGGACGACTAA
- a CDS encoding response regulator transcription factor codes for MKEQILIIEDEENIARVLQLELEFEGYGTGIAHTGPDGLIKYREQAWDLVLLDLMLPGLNGLDVLRRIRATELSTPVILLTAKNDVEDKVAGLDLGANDYVTKPFEIDELLARIRSALRFSTKSVVEKDKNLHEFAGLSIHEQTREVKRVGRAIDLTPREFDLMLHLLKHPNQVLSREQLLDAVWGFDYYGDTNVVDVYIRYVRKKVDAGEKSSLIQTVRGVGYVLKEQVVNED; via the coding sequence ATGAAAGAGCAAATATTGATTATCGAAGATGAAGAGAATATTGCACGTGTTCTTCAGCTTGAGCTTGAATTTGAAGGGTATGGAACAGGGATTGCGCATACAGGGCCGGACGGTCTTATTAAATATCGTGAGCAGGCGTGGGATTTAGTGCTTCTTGATTTGATGTTACCTGGGTTAAATGGTCTTGATGTGCTTCGCCGGATTCGTGCAACGGAATTGTCTACTCCCGTTATTTTATTGACAGCGAAAAACGATGTAGAGGATAAGGTAGCAGGGCTTGATCTTGGAGCGAATGATTATGTAACGAAGCCTTTTGAAATCGACGAATTGCTGGCGAGAATTCGTTCAGCACTACGATTTTCGACGAAGTCAGTTGTTGAAAAAGACAAAAATCTTCATGAGTTTGCAGGTCTATCCATCCATGAACAGACACGTGAAGTAAAGCGAGTTGGTCGTGCGATTGATTTAACACCGCGCGAGTTTGACCTCATGCTTCATCTACTGAAGCATCCGAACCAAGTATTATCGCGGGAACAATTGCTAGATGCGGTTTGGGGATTTGATTATTATGGGGATACGAATGTCGTCGATGTCTATATTCGCTATGTTCGTAAGAAGGTAGATGCGGGTGAAAAAAGTTCACTTATTCAAACGGTTCGTGGCGTTGGTTATGTATTGAAGGAGCAGGTTGTTAATGAAGATTAA
- a CDS encoding MBL fold metallo-hydrolase: MKITPIGIWGGYPKANSATSSFLIEHEGFHCLIDCGSGVLSSLQNYLPLEKLDAVVISHYHADHIADVGSLQFSRIINFYLGKPVPALPIYGHAQDQDNFDKLSYKEQTVGVAISDDDVIQIGPFEVSFCRTIHPVYCLAMKFSVDGHSVVLTADTEWRDELVDFARGADLLISEANLYEEHVGKAPGHMGGSEAGKLASLSDAKQLVLTHLPLHGKIEDILKAASQNYDGPTEIAEVGKMYEVF; this comes from the coding sequence ATGAAAATTACACCGATAGGCATTTGGGGCGGTTATCCGAAGGCAAATAGCGCGACATCGTCTTTTTTGATTGAACATGAAGGATTTCACTGCTTGATTGATTGTGGAAGCGGGGTTCTTTCCTCTTTACAAAATTATTTACCTCTCGAGAAATTAGACGCAGTTGTCATCAGCCATTATCACGCGGATCATATTGCTGATGTCGGTAGTTTACAATTTAGTCGGATTATTAATTTCTACCTTGGCAAGCCAGTGCCTGCTTTGCCGATTTACGGGCATGCTCAGGATCAAGATAATTTCGACAAACTATCGTATAAAGAGCAAACTGTAGGCGTTGCTATTTCTGATGATGATGTCATCCAAATCGGACCATTTGAGGTATCATTTTGTCGGACAATCCATCCTGTTTACTGTCTCGCCATGAAGTTTAGCGTCGATGGCCATTCAGTTGTGCTTACTGCTGACACAGAATGGCGGGATGAGCTCGTCGATTTCGCACGAGGAGCAGATTTGTTAATTAGCGAGGCAAATTTGTATGAAGAGCATGTCGGCAAGGCGCCAGGTCATATGGGTGGCAGTGAAGCCGGGAAATTAGCTAGCTTGTCGGATGCAAAACAGCTTGTACTCACGCACTTGCCTTTGCATGGGAAAATTGAAGATATTCTTAAGGCGGCTAGCCAGAACTATGATGGTCCTACTGAAATTGCTGAGGTTGGAAAGATGTATGAGGTTTTCTGA
- a CDS encoding BMC domain-containing protein yields the protein MSEEKKRFIQEFVPGKQITLSHLIANPDPDMFQKLGIQEAGALGIMTCTPSETVIIAGDLATKSASVKIGFLDRFTGSLVIVGSVSEVDVAMNEINKFLSERLGYTPAFITKS from the coding sequence ATGAGTGAAGAGAAAAAAAGATTTATTCAGGAATTTGTACCAGGTAAACAAATAACATTAAGTCATTTAATTGCCAATCCAGATCCTGATATGTTCCAGAAGCTAGGGATTCAAGAAGCAGGTGCTTTAGGCATAATGACTTGCACGCCTAGTGAGACGGTTATTATCGCAGGGGATTTAGCTACCAAATCAGCGAGTGTTAAGATTGGTTTCCTGGATCGTTTTACAGGGAGTCTCGTCATTGTGGGTAGTGTTTCTGAAGTGGACGTGGCAATGAATGAAATTAATAAATTTCTTTCTGAAAGACTTGGATATACGCCAGCATTCATCACAAAGTCATAA